From the genome of Chionomys nivalis chromosome 9, mChiNiv1.1, whole genome shotgun sequence:
AGAAGCAGCCATGCAAGGCACGTGGGCCACAATGTCCATCGCCAGTAAGGACAAGCATGGTCAATCTGTCCCTCTaaggctctgcctccagagctgCCCTTTGCCAAGTTTTAGGACTCATAGCTGATGATATTAACACTGCCAGCCATGGGCACGGAGGGTCTCACCCTGGgctcttactgacttgctcagttCCCCTTTCTTCTGATTGCCTTCATTTCTATCATCGTACCCTCAATACATTGGGGTTTCAAGAGACCAAGGGCAGCCTTGAAGCCCCCTTTTCTCAGGTGTGTGCCTTTGCTATGTTTTAGGCAAGCATCCCTCAGAGGCTGTGTTAAAGTCTTGGTCCCTGCATGAGGTGCTGTTGGGAGCTGGTAAAGCCTTTAGGCGTAGGGCCAAGCACTGACTTTTTCTTAGCCATTCAAAGGCATCCTCCCTCGCCCACCCCCATTTTCCTGCCATTTTCATTGCTTTGGCTGGCCATGGCTCTTATCTGTCCCGTGGATCACTGGCATTGACCCTTGATCTTGACCAGTGCACATCTGCCACCTCCTCTCGCTAACAGTCACGTCTCTATTCAGATGTCATCTCCTTCCTTAGTTTAACCTCCCTTTCTGGTACCTTTGTAACTTAGGGATAATAGAAGGCCTTTTCAATATCTCCCACTTCATACTCTGATATGAAAAATTGCATGCAGTAAACTCCTTCAATTTCCCTGCAGACATCAGCTGTTTTATGCGTCTCTGCTTGAGAAGACCTTTCTAAAAGAGTATGCATGGGCTCCTCCCCTGGGCGATCAGGCTATTGGAATGATGGATCCTAAGCTATTGGAATCTCCCTGGAATCTCATGCTGAAAAGGCTAGAGCCTGGTGGCAGCCGGAAGAGTCTGTCTCCTTGAAGAGACCCCTTCCTCGTGGTTCTCGATTGTCACAGTACCTTGTAGGAGAGGCTGGAGCCAAGACAATGACAGCCAGTAATGAGGACCACACTTTCCCAACTGCTTGGTGATGAAACTTGTCCTTTCTCTAAACCGGAATCTCATGTCAGAACCTGGAAATGGACTTGAGGGGCAGGGTCGCCTGGCATCTTCCCAAAGTGCccatatgaatttttatttgacCAGTTGAGGATAGGTGTCTGAGCCTAGCTTGTTAGGGACTCCCAGAACCCGCGTTATGATCCTAACAACTTTGGTAACATTTTGAAATGGCAGACATGAACAGCAAATATGGTAACGTATCAGCTGGAAAAGATGCAAGTTCCTAATTCTagcctccccacttctctgcagACTTGAAATTAAAGCAATATTTGCAAGCAGGCTAAAAACACTTTGAGcttgttttgaaatttattattaagtttttggggtttttgttttgtttttgaaataagaaCCTGCCATGTAACTCAGGTTGACttttgaattcactatgtagcccaggtaaggcttgaactcttgaccctgcttctgcctccctagtgctggcatcCTAAGATCACAACTTCAGGAACAAACTAGAAGGTTGTGGAAATGAAGCCATTTCTCTAACCTTGTCCTGCCTGCCTATCACTTACCCCTCATTCTTCCTCAGAGGTAAACTATAGAAACTCAAAGTCCTCAGTCTCAGGATGGGTCCCAGAAATGAGGACAGCTCCTCTGAAAAGCCAGCTATAAAACCTGATAAAGTATTGCTTTGACTTCCTCCCACTTTTCTACGCGAGAGCCTGCCAGAAACAAATTGTCTGCCCTACCTTATATGTCCTTGAAAGCACTGGGCTCTATTCCCAGATGGAGGGCAGCACAGAGCAGCCTTGCAGAATTCTCAAAGGCCTTGCTAAATCCCCTGTCTAGTCTCCCACTCTTCCCCCAGATCCAGCTCCCCCACGTCTAGCAGTAGCTGGAGGCTTCTGGATGCAGCCAGTTTTCTACCCAAGTGACCATGCTTCGTGGAAACTGAGCATAAATGTAGACAGCTCATCCTAGCTGACCTTTGGCCCCAAGAAGAGTCTATTATGCTTTTGTCCTAAAGATATGGGTCTGGAAGACGGCAGGAGATAGATGTGCCCTTTCCGGCCCCCACAGCTGCCACCACTGCGCTTGATCTCCCCTCACCCTGCAGACCTGCACCCTCCATCGCCAGGTTCATGCTGTGCGCAGTCAGCTTGGTGCTGAGAATGGTTCGTTCGTCCTCCCAAGAGTGCTTTCAACTTTGCCCTCGGGGTTGGCTAACCACCTCCAGgctgttcatttttatttccctaaGTGGGATCATATTCTACTTCAAAaatttaagcaaataaaaatgtaactccCAACGGTTATGTGCAATCCCTGGGATCGGCCGTCAGAGATTTCCCTCTGGGAAAATCGGAGGTTTGATAAGAAGCAAAGTTTGAGAGAAATAGTCTAGTGTGGATCCTTTTagaactcccaagtgctggagggtttttattgctatgaaatgACATGATTTTAGCCCTTTTCATATATTCCCATTACGTTCATATAAaattgaatgaaagaaaagtatgTTTACCCCCATACTCTAATAGTTAATGATCTCGGCTACCTAATcaagaaaagtgaaaatatgTGACCCGGAGAGAAGCTTGCTCGTGACTGTTCCTGTTAGCATCGCTCTCCATAGCCCAAATTAGAAACATCGCCAATATCCATCAGTTTCAGATGGACCAACAGCGTGTGGGATATCTATACAATTCCTCACCGAAGGGATGGGATGCTGAATCCCTGAAGATAGATCAAAAGTGAAAGTCCACACATGGTCCTGTTTATATGAAATGTTCAGAATGGTCCAAGCCCAGAAAACAAAAGCTGATTGTTTGCCTTGGGCTGGGAGCAGAGGGATTAGGGACAGTGATTGCTCATGGACACAGGGTTCCTTTGAGAAAAACGCAAAGGTTCTAGAAGTAGATGGAGATGATTGCCTAActttgtaaatataataaaaacactgaGCTGTGCAATTTAAGTAGGTGACTACTAAGACATGAGGATTATATcccaatttattttacatccatgGAAAACAGCCCTCTACTTGATCCTGTCTGTAAGAGCAGTCAAGGGTTGGGTTAGCAGGGGGATGGGAGATGGGTGGGCATTCTGGGTATGATGAAATCATCTCTCTCAAGTCTCTGGCCAGACTCTACAGAAAGCCCCCTCCTAATCTCCCTACCCCACACCCCATCCTACCCGCTCCATCCTCTGTCCTCCTGGGAGCAGCAGGGTTCCCACTGGCACCTGCAGAGCTCTCTTGGGCCTCTGGTTCCTGTTCACCAGCTCTTCATACAGCCCTCttgcctgtctccacttccctttcctcctgaACCTACCGCATTCACCTTCTCCCAAGTTTTGcacttgttctttgctttactgCAGACAACACCTGCTCCAAAGGTTTCTGGGGTGAAGGGGAAAGGGCTCGGGGTAAAGCTTAGAAATCTGTACTTGCTGATATTTGAAAGATGGAGTTTTATGCTTCAAAAATGTATGTTTTTCCATAAAAAGATGGTATCCCACTTTTAAAGCTAAATAATTTTTGAGATCTCTTgcataaataacattttattatagGTAGTGATCTAATTTGTATATGTTCATACATTTCAAGGACTACACCCAAGCATCAGGAACATAAAATTTCAAATGCAAAATTGAAATTTACACCAACAAACATAGAAAACTATTTTCAGACTATGTGCTACCTTCAATTGCTTACACAGGATCCAAAGAATGCAGGCAAACCCTAAAATCGTAGCAGAAGCATTTCCGCACACTGGTATCAAAATCTAGTTTGTGCTGAAGTGTTTCCGCTAGATTCATAGAGTATTCTTCAGAAGGAAGGAGCGAAGAGATATCATCTGGTTGCCCTCCGGACTTTCTGAAGCTCTTCCACGGGCTTCCATTGCTGGTTGATGGTTATAAGcttgaaaaaacagaaagcaaaccgcTTTGTCAAGGATCTGCTCTCGGTCCTCACATTCCCTTAGGGGACCTGTCGTTCTCCCTGATGGAAGAATATCACTATAGaatcacctctcctctcctcgaCTCTGAATCAAGCACAGAAGAGCAGACTGGCCAGTTTCTTACCTCCGGGTCTCAGGTGTCACAGGACCAGGGAGAGCAGCCACACATCTGTCCTACTTACATTCGTAGTGTCGACATTTTTAATTTGCTAAGATAGCATTTAAATTCAAGGGGTGCATCAGTTCCTTGTGAAAGGATGGACGATGTTCAAGGCACAGGGCAAGACACACAACAGGATCTTAAAATCCCCTCCTTGCAGTTGCTTCACGAGCCAATCAGCTCTCATTTAGACACCCCCATTTGTCCCCAGCAGCGCTTTCTCGTCCCAGGCCCTGAGACACAAAGATTCTGAATGCCTCTCCTTGACTTAAATGTTTTCAGACCTTTGCCTTTTGTGAAGTCTTTTCTAACAGCCCTAAATGGTGTTCATTCTGGCCCCATGCTTGTAGCCTTcacaatatttaaattataaaaactagAACCTAGAGCGgtgagctggcaagatggctgagtgggtaaaagtgcttgcacCCAAGGCCTacacctgagtttggtttctgaGACCTACGCGGTGGGAGAAGAACGCTAATGGCGTCagtcaccctctgacctccacacgcgaGCCACAGCACAGGCATGACTCCCTGCCCCCAACAAATAATTATCACAAATTAAAACCTTTCGAGTAGTCTTttggaaatgaatgaatgacagctaattctactgaaaaaaaatccaCTCCATTTTCAGGAATTCCTATTGCTTATCCCACCTTATATTAATTTTAGGTAAGTAATAGGGAAACAAGgtaatgtatttatatttgagTGACTAAATATGGGCTGGGCACTATGCTAAAAGGCTCTGTATTTAGATTCTTTAAGCTCTGAGGGCAAGTTTTATCATCACGATCATTTCACAGATTCAGAGAAGCCAAACTGTCCGCCATGTCTGTACAGAATAGAACAACGACCTGAGCTAGGTCTCTAGACCACTGTTTCCAAAATGACATCAGATGGCCACTGTTGGTGCACTGGACATTCCTAGCTGGATGTCAGTCACACCTTGTAACTTCAGCAATACCTTTTGGGGTTGAGTAGGATCCACCATTTCCCAAGGTTCTGGGTTTCTTTTCCGAtcaatactaaaaataaaagaagattcaTTAAGTGAAGGTAAATGTATTTATACAAACCCAAGAGAGATTGAGTGTATAAAACATCCAGGGACTGATTCGGTCTCCACACTGGAACTGTTAACTTTGGTCACCGGCTGTAACCGCTGAAGTGAAAGACGTGTCCACTGAAAACTCAGGGTTTGCTTCCAGCTTTAAGGATCCCTTCCTCTGTAGTGCAGGTAAGAGGTCTATTTGCTTTATTGGGCGGGATTGGAGGCTGCGCCCACAAACAGGTAGTCATGGAGGTGAAAGGACAAGCAAGGGCCGAGTTGCTAGCAGGGATGGGGGCTACGCTGAACTGTGCAGGCGCTGGCTCTGGGCACCACCCTCTCCGCCTGTTGTTAGAGCGCCTGTCCTCTCTGAACCTTGGACCAGCTGTAGTCAGTCTCAGAAATATCTCTTCCTTACATCCCAGGAGACAGAACCTAGCTAGTACTTTCCTTTACCCAAAACTGAGAATAGAGTTCATTGCAGATAGCTGAACGTTTCAATTCTAACACAGTAGGAGAGAACTTTCTCATTAAGTTGACATTTTGAAACTTAAAGCAATTATGTTTGATGATATGTACCccctaaatgttttttttaagaatttcaatTTCAACGcttaaacttaaaaagaaatcaaattttacTTCGCTACAGGAGAGTCAAGGGTTCAGATGTAAGAAACAAATGTCACCGTCTGTCAGCCTCTCTGACACCAGAATTCTTTTTCAGCCCACACTTTGGTGTTCTGATTCATAGGAAAAAACCCAGACACTGACGGCATGTGTTTCAGAATCTGCAGGTGGGAGAAAAGCAGACATCCCTACACGGGAGACATTAGTACTTACACCACGTCGGTTTTTTTCAAAGCATACATAGCGAAAGATGAAGCTCCAATGGCCGCCGTGGATATGATAAACGCCAAAGGAATGAGCTAAGACAGAACAGGTGGGGGATAGATTCAGTATGAAACCTctgaaatataacaaaataatataaaaattcaaaatcttcaccatcttttatttcttctctagagaaagaaaaaaaaacactcagaagTCAAGATTTACAGGTTGCTTTAAAAACTTACTTCCTTATTTTTCGACAATCTCTGGAAGATGCCCATGATGACTTTAATGTAGAATTCCAAATCTAGAAGAAGGAAAAATCCGAGATACTGGTCAAAAACATCCTCCCCTGGGGCCCGGGGAACCAAGCCATCCAACAGACGCAGAAGGCCCGGAACTTTCCAGAAGGAGACGCACCTGGGCTGCTGTGGCCGGGAGATGTTAACGCCCAGCAGCGAGCCGGCCTTATATGCAGCCAACCGCTCGGGAAGGGCCGCGTTCTGGTCACGCGCGGACCGGTCCGACGGACGAGCACTGAGGCAGCTCACGCGCGCCCTCTGCAGGACGGTCGCGCAGCGCGGCTGCTGACCGCGGTCCTTACCCGCGGTCCCCTTCTATGGTCCCCATTGCTTTCTGTCGGTCCTGCACCTCCGAAAGTCTGGGAGTTTCCCGTGTGATGGCCAAAGCCTGGGTGAAAGACACCCAGCTCTTCTAAAAAGGAGGGACTGAGGGAGAGGTAAGGGAGGACAGGGGCTCCAGAGTTGACTGCAACCTTCTCCCGGAGTACCAGGAAAGGATGCCAGGTTCAGGGTGGGGTAAATTGGATCAAATTCAACCACATAAAAGTTCTAAAACGTGACATGTCACACACGGAGATTACTAAAAAGTAAATTGTAAAGTTCATATAAACTCCAACGGAGTCCTGatgcctgccccctccccccaaaaaagtcagggttaagggaaaagaaacaaaattcaacTGCAGAAGATTCCAGGTGTCCTTTTCTGCTGTGGACTCGAACTGTTGGCTTCATCTTTGGGTTCCCCCAAGCTCAGAAATTTGGGCTGGCAGtttgttttgtaaataatttCTCTAGGCCAGCGACTGTGCGCCACTGAGCCAGATTCCTGGACCGGGGCAGagaggggcggggtggggggccTATTAGACACAGAGATGGTCAACGCATGCAGCTAGTGAGTGGTAGGGATGGAATCGGAATGGAAGTCCGTCTCCCAACACCAGCACTATTAGTGCACCCTAAATCAAAACAAGCTTGGTactttaaagttgttttaaatCACACTGACCGTGAAGTTGTGTTGGTGGGAACCCCTAGCTTAGGATGTACTGGAGTGTCCAGACTGTAGCCCCCGAGTTGCAGGATAACCCAATACATTTACAGATGATGACATTATGCCACAATATCAAAAAGTTGGATAATCCTGTGGCTTGGGTTAAATTTCCAGTACAAAATCCTTCCGCAGTAAAGAAACTTTTGGCAGGGGCGTGGTGGGCAGGGGTTGGGAACAGCTGTCTTACTACAACCTAGCCCAGGTGGGTCTCAAACTTAAGATCCTCCCAGTCAGGTGAGTGCTGGAATCATAGATGTGTGCAACTGAGCAAAAAGAGAACAGCTTTTGAAtttgtattttgagaatttcactcaAGGTATTTTGAGCATATTCACCTCCACTCCCCTTCCAGTTCCTCTTGGATCCATCCCTACCTCCCTACCCTCCCAACTTCGTGGGGTcttgtgcttgtttgtttgaaataactgagtccagtttgtgctTCCCATATACTCTGGAGTATGCGGTCATCCCCTGCTGGGGGCCGCATCCTTAAGGAAAATTGATTCTCCTGGAAAAACCATTGACTGTCTATAGCTCGTCAGTTAAGGGGGGACTGTGTCATGAAGTCCCCACCCCCGTACTAAACTGCTGATTAATTTGATCTTCCTCGGGGCCTGCGGAGGCACCCAGCCATCATGAGCTCAGGAGTGTGATggtcctgtcatgtccagaagacactgtttagTTCCAGTCCCCCacaccccttacacacacacacccctcccccatgaTGATCACTGAACCTTGAGCGAGTGTGACAGAGATGTCCCATTTGGTACTCAACTGACGACTTGGCCTCTGCATTTTAATCAGTTCCGGGTTCCTGCCCTTATAGTGTCCACTGCACAATAAAAACTCtcctgtgtctgagagctgcacCCATTTACCAGGAGAGAGACGGATTTAAGGGCACTGATGCTATGTCTACTAATCATAGAAATCATAGCAGGCTCATCCCTAGGGCCTCTGGACTTCCCAATTACAGGCTCTCAGGCAAATTTAGAGTAACAGACATGGGTTTCCTTCTGTGGAGTGGATCTAACCAGAATTTCTTCAATCCAAACTTTTTAATGGTTGGTTAACCCCGTAGGATCtatgccactactgcacccaTGGGCTAcagcatagcccaggctggtctcacacatTGGCCACTACTGTAATTTTCAGCTGGGCAAGGCCATTGATgactcccccactcccctgccCACCCCAGCAGCCTACACAGCACTTTCCAGTACACTTCCGGGCATCTTTCCAAGAGTGTAtttcctaccacagagacacgtGCCCATCCAAGTTCATAACTGCTCTGGTCACAATAGCTAGCAAATTCAACATAGTACTGATCATTCAGTGAAGTCGTTACATGGTTCTATTTTTTGTTTCCAAGTTTTTAGAATAAAATGTTAAAGAGACTGGAATATGTATCTACACATAGAATGTGCTCATACAACCTTTAAAATACACTCATGTCTACTTGTAGCAATGACAGATTCAGGAAGCCACACTTTTGATCTTTCGCATGAATGCCCAGGTATGCTGAATTCTGAAAGACGCAGGGGTGGggttatttgctttgtttttctcttgggtTCAAGGAATTACAGCAATTCAAGGTAGTTTGTATTTAACCCCCAATCTCACTTACTAAGGTAAATGCagcaatttaaatattaaattacctgctcaataaatatcattaCAAAAATAAGTATATGCTAACAATTCATAtcttttggtctttttttctGAGTGCTGTGGACAGAACCATCTAGAATTTTTCACCACCCAGTTCTTCAGAATACACTTTCCCTAATAAGATTTCCCACTTCACAAACACTGACCACTGGCACCCAGGTGGGGCACCAGGCCACTGCTGCCTGGGAGACCAGGATGTGAAGCAGGTATGACTACCATCCTTCACATTCCAAACTTGGTCAGGCCCCCGAGTTCCCATCAGGACACTATGTCCTTGCTAATTCTTTGAGGAGGCTTTGTCTCCCCAACTCTCAATGCTAGACACTCTTAGAGCCTTCTCTAGCTAGGACAACCTGACTGACACATCCAGTCATGGTTGTTGGGCTCTCTCCCATGGAATGTAAACTTAAGCAGCAAACCCGCTagcttcaaaaaaattttttaaataatttgtattttatatacatcaatgttttgcctgcatatgtctgtgtgagggtgtcacaCCCCTCGACAGGAATAAcggatagttgtgagctgtcatgtgggtgctgattCTAGGACTTCCAGGTATTCTTCATGCTAGGGTCAACAACTAAGGCTCTAGGGCATGACTGTATTCCAGTCGCCAACTGTTCAGAAAACTGTGtgtggagaaaggacagaaaacaatgacaaaatgCTAAACGGAACAATCTGGGCTGGAGAACACTGAAGTCCTCCGTTCCAGTCCCGCAACTTTCCTGTAAATGTGACACCATGTCAGAGCCACAAAAAGCgaccaaaaaaatcacacacacacacactttttattaGTGTTTTAATATACCTTCTAGAAGTAAGATGGTGTTTACCAGAGCAAGtttctcagcctctctctctaAGTCTCTCTCTCCTAGGAAAGTGTGAAGTTGCAAACCATAAGAAAGtgaaaaactgaataaaataaaaatttaattatcttCCAAGGCAGAAAGTCCTTTCTTAAATAAGTTTTCATACGCTGTCAAGCTTTCCCGACTCAAGGACGGCTTCACAGTCCTAAGTGATTCCCTGAAGTGCTCTTGTTTCACTGAGGTTGCTTCCAGTCCGTTCTCTTGCAGAGCAAACAAGGCAGCCTGATGACAGAGACAAGCAAGAGAGAAGAGTTAATTTGCTTCATTTAGAAACTAACACTAACATCAACACTGCAGTCTGGCTATAAACCTTTGGCCTTACATCAGAGGAGTTCAATGTCATCACAAACATTAAGCTAGAAGTTAAGGTGCCTAAAAATCCACCTTAGatcacagttttgttttggtttcggtttttcgagacagggtttctctgtagctttggagcctgtcctggaactagctcttgtagatcacagtgacctcaaactcaagagagaatcgcctgcctctgcctcccgagtgctgggattaaagacgtgcaccaccaaaGCCCTGCTGACCAATTTTTTGTACGTTAAAAATCTAGCCATAAATGGGCAAACTGCAGAATAACATACACTCCGAGTCCACATATAGTTTAAGATGAGAGGAAAGTTAACCTGAACGTAGGAAAGTTTACACAGCACTGCTCATAAAAGAAAAGATGACATGTTTTATGGCCCAGCAAGTCTCCTTGTAgccatgtacatgtatgaaagaTGTAATTCCAAACTCTTACCACAGACAGACTTCATGGCAGAGTGTAGAAACTCAAAGTTCAAAAGCTATGAGGTGACTTAGGGCAGGAGGGGGCAGTGTTGGGTCTCCAGTGTAGAAGTGGGCAGTGAGGTGATCTTTGTGGAGCAATGGGGGACAGAGGTAGGAAGGGGCCAAGGAAGATTCTAAAAATATGGTCACTTCACAATCACTCACTACTATATACTTAAGATATATGTGTTCTTCTGAATTTTATATTTAGTAaagtttacagagaaaggaaaacctaCAGTGAccctctgcctcaaaacaaaacagcacaaacTTACCTCTTTGCATAGGTTTCTAAGATCAGCTCCAGAGAAAAAACCCGTTTCTGCCGCTAGCTTTTCTAAAGAAACATCAGGTCCTATTGGCATGCTGTTTGTAcagacttttaaaatagaaagcctgccctggaacaaaaccaaagacaaaatgTTTACAATCCTTAACATTCATGTTCAACACGGAtacattaaacattttaagttcaaattttttatcatattacaaagtgtgtgtgtgtggtgtatatgtgcagtgtgtgtatttgtgtgtggtgtggtgtgtgcagtgtatatatttgtgtatagtgtgtatttgtgtatgtgtggtgtatgtggataatgtatatatttgtgtgtatggtgtctATGTgtagtatatttgtgtgtgtgtggtgtgtgtaatgTGGGGGGGTTCATAATTAAAATCATTCTtgcttttgaaagagagagattgCGTCATCAATGGTCCACACAGTAATGGTGAAAAGTAGTTTCTTAATTATGCTTGAAGTAGCCAATCATAACCATTTCTTCTTATGAGACAAGATGACTGTCTTTTGGGAACAAATACCACTATCAGAACAGTCTTAGAAACAAACACATGAATTATCAGATACATTTAGAAGCATCAgacattactttaaaaaaaaatctctttaagaCTTGATAAAAGCCCaaggaaggaaaaattaattCTTGGAGCCCTTCACCATCTGCCGTAGCTCTGTGCATCTGAGAGTGAAGGATTTCCTGACTGAACACACTGCAGTCCCTGCAGCCCCAAACACTGCCAGAGCCTTCAGCGCCTCCTCCATCCCACTGCACGACAGCATCCAGTGCCTTCCGCACTGCTGAGACAACAGTCACTTCCAGGCATGCTTCCCTGAAGGCACGGACAGACACCAATCGAGAGAGCACGAGGCTGGCCTGTGCCCATCTGGAACTCAGGCAGACATGGGTGCGCTGCTGAGTGCAGAGGAAACATCAGCCATTACCTCCTGATCAGGAGGGGGTACATAGATCATCTTATCCAGTCTTCCAGGCCGCAGCAAGGCCTCATCTAAGACGTCAGGCCTATTGGTTGCCACAACGATCATGACATTCCGATGAAGAATCTCTTGGTATTCTGAGGGAAAGCATATAACACAGAATCATGTCAACAAACTGCTACTCATTAAAACCCTTTC
Proteins encoded in this window:
- the C9H15orf48 gene encoding normal mucosa of esophagus-specific gene 1 protein yields the protein MGIFQRLSKNKELIPLAFIISTAAIGASSFAMYALKKTDVVIDRKRNPEPWEMVDPTQPQKLITINQQWKPVEELQKVRRATR